In the genome of Arachis hypogaea cultivar Tifrunner chromosome 9, arahy.Tifrunner.gnm2.J5K5, whole genome shotgun sequence, the window AGCTTATTGCATATataaattaatcaaccaaatgctccgacttttcttttattttaagaaataatTATACTTGACATAATAGTATATTAGTAATGTACTTCCACATGAACTATCATTTATAGTAGTATATTGAATTAAATAGTAGAACATATTCAGGAATGCTGTGCGCGACTAGTGCTCACAGCCCCGAACCAAAATTAGATGCACAAACAAAAGAATTTAATAAGACGCAACATTAAAGAGACCAAGAACGGACTATATCAAAATCCGAGTCCAAAATAATATAAGGTCTCAAGAAATAATTATTGTCAAAAAGCCAATAAGTTAGATCCTCTACTGCAACTCAATCCTAACTAAAACAAAATCATGAAGATAGTCTGAAAACGCTAAAGTAAAACTGCTACAGTGCTACCAAAGACTAACAAAAATAAATCCTTGAATCCCTCAGAATTGACTCACGATCATTCCcggagaaaaataaaattaaaatagcagaGGATCCCAAGAATAATGTTGCCTCGTTGAGCCCCAAAAAAGAGTGGCTCAAATATGATATGGAGCAATGTATCCACGATGACTTCATTCATTAATTCAATGACAATGAGCCCAGCTGATCACCAACATCAGAACCCGTGGCAGCTTCGCGAAGGACCTGCATTGCCTCGGAGACCTTAATCTTTAGGTCCTCAGGGGACTCAATGAGATGGATTACCTCTGACTGGTCCATTTCCAGCAACATGCCCGTCACCTTTGCCGTGTGTTGAGTTGGAGTAAGACGCTCCACAAGAGGATACAGATGTTCACCCAGCATCTGTTATTTCCAACCAATATATGGCAAATATTATATTTCTCGTAAAAATGATTGTCATAAATTTAGTCAAATACAagtaattacaaattaaaatatctGCGCAACTACATTATTTCAACTCCATTTATCTCAGCTCTATACAGACTTAGCAAAATGGTTATATTCCTTGTATTGTTAGaactcattttaaattttatgcagATCATTATTAACGATAGCGAAAGGAGAACATAATATTCCTAGTTTAAAAGAAAGACTATGCTGTAGGATAAACTTATTCGCATACCAAAATTCTAATTTGCAATAAGGAAAATGAACAGGTCCTTCATGCAAAGCTATAAACTTATAAACATACCACTCGCTGATTTTCTGGGGTTGCAGAAGCCAGAGCAGAGGCAAGGGTGGTAGACAATGTTCCAGGGCGCTGGTTATCAATAGGAGATACAGATCCATCAAAGGACATGGGCATCATTGGACCAACTAGACCTTGAGGAACGGATGGATCCATACCATTTCTGCCATTTCCCATATATCTAAACCCTTGGTTGGAGTTGCGATGCAGCATCtggtttcaaaaattaaagtgtgatcaaatgataaaaataataatggatAAGATTATTTATAAAGACACTCAAAGCTTAGATGTGTAGAATTTACCTGGTTCTGCTGCACTTGTTGGAGGTTTCCCCCTCGTCGAATGCCCATTCTCTGCCCAGGCTGACCCTGTCTCTGAAGGTGGTATGGCATAACAAAATTTGGAGCAACGCCAGGCCGCATTCCAGGCAAGATTTGCTGCTGGAAACCAAAGCCAGCAGGTTGTGGTGGCATGAAGCCAGGTGTTCCTTGACCAAAATACAGCTGTTGAGGGGCAAGCCTTGGTGCTCCTGGATGATACCCAGGAATTCCTGAGGACAAAGGTGATATTCCACCAGGTGACTGCATTTGAGCAAACTGTGCCTGCAAAGAATGTTAATTTGTTAAATTACCCATTAATTTTACAAAAAGGAACTCCCAATCACATTCAAACAACCATGATATTTTATgcctgcaaaaagaaaagaatCTCCTTTTGTTTGGTggcaaatctaacatgaaagacTTCTATCCATGATGGGATGTGGACAGAAAGTGCAAAACAACACAATTTAAACAATTCATATCTAATTCAATTGTATGAATGCAAATtgcaaaccaaaagaaaaatgtttccaaaaaatatagaaatgacGAAACCATATTAGTGGTCCATAAAGATTAATTGCAAAGATCAGaaagcataaaaaaattcaatattatAATTGAACCACTCCCACTCCCACTTAGGTATAAGCTACAAGCCTACAACTAATTCATAAGGAAGTAGTCTAGAAATGAATCATATGAGACCTAGAACATTAAGAAGAGCATCACCTGTAGACGAGCTTTCCTCTCATCTTTGCGCTGGGCTACAGCAACATACAGAGGCTTCCGCCCAACCAACTTCCCATTCATTTCATTCAACTGAACAAAAGACAATTCAAACTTCAAGCATCTATAATAAAGAGGTAGAGTAGTCACACACACCTTTTTTTAAAGCAGCAAATTAATAACTTACAGCTTTACTTGCTTCCTCAGGAGTAGAAAATGCAACAAAACCAGACCCCCTGCTATGCCCATGTGGATCAAGCATcacctaaagaaaaagaagaacaacaaGTCAACAACAATAAAATGAACCAGTATCAGGGGCTAATTGGATGTACAATGTACACTCACAAAGTGAAATTTACCTTGCAAGATGTTATTGTTCCAAATTCAGAAAATAGATCCTTCAACCTCTCATCGTTGATGCTGTCATCAAGATTTTTTAAGTACAAGTTTGCACCTTGTAACTTCTCATATCTGCTTAATCTTTCCTGCTCAAATTTGGCTTTCAACTCTGCCTCTCTTTCAGCTTTCCTCTGAGCTCTCCCCACGTATAAAACCTTGTCATCATTGATCGTAGTTCCATTTAACTTCTCAACTGCAGCAGCCGCTGAATCCGGACTCTGGAAATTAACAAAACCAAAACATCTAGACTTCCCATTCATATCTTTCATAACTGTTGCACTTGTTATTGTACCATATGGGCTAAACAGTTGCTTCAAGTTGTCATCAGTTTGTGTTTCAGACAAATTTTTCACATACACATTAGTGAACTTTGGTGATCCATTTGTTTGAGCCCTTTCCTGGCGTCGAACAAAGAGTCCCACAAAAACCTGTTTATCATTTATCAGCATGCCATTCAACTGTTTGATGGCATTTTGAGCGGCTTCTTCCTTTTCAAATTGTACAAAACCATAGCCTTTTGAATTTCCATTGCTATCAATGGCAACCTTGCAAGAAAGCACAGTTCCAAAAGTAGCAAATGTGTCATGTAATGCCTTGTTGTCGATTGACGTATCAAGGTTCTTGATGAACACATTGGCAAATCCACTTTTCCGAATGCTAGGATCACGTTGGGAAAACATAATTCGAATGGGTTTCCCATTCAAATGAGTAAAGTTCAGAAGCTCCATGGCATTTGCAGCTACAATATAGGTAACATAATCAGGGAAGCAACTAGAGGATAATACACGCATATAACAGCAAAATGGCAAATAGAACCTTCTCTTTATTCAATGAAGATATACCTATAAACCATCGTTATCTCACTCGTACTAacattaattaagtaattaattaattaatataactaTAAATTAAGGAGTAAGAGTAAATGAAGTTTGTCACAATCTTTCATTATGTACAGGCAATTTTGTGCTGTATAACACTTCTCAAACTATAATAAACTTGTCCATTCCATATTCAGTTTCGGTTGCAGATATGACATGAATCTTCAAACACATGCAGTGCAACAAAATATCTTGTTATCAAGATCATATATGCACTAAAGTAAAACCAAGAAAAATGAATCAAACATCTGTCCACCCAACACttacccctcccccccccccccttcctaCTACTCAATTATATACAAAATTCACTAAAATATCGTAAATTTCAATGGACTCTTCTTATAAAAATAATGATTTTGAACctaaaataataaagataatGATAAACCGCTACGATCCATTACAGTTAGCGAATGATCTCTCtttactaattatatatatatagaaaaaggaaATAGGATAAAACATTATACACGCAAAACAAACCATCAATACGAAAATATCAACGAAGATCAAATAAACTGAAAACAATCTACATGCAATTCCACCAACAAAGAAGAAATAAATGAAAACACGAAAGAATTACGAAATGAGGAGAACGAGAACCATGTTCATAGCTGGAATAGTTGACATAAGCATAACCGAGAGAGGATCGCTTCGTAAGATCCCTGCAAACCCTAATCGAGACAACCGGAGCAATCTGACTGAACAGATCATAAAGCTGCGCCTCGTTCACGTTCCCCTCCAGATCCCCTACGTACAGGGATGCATTGGAGAATGGCCCTACGCCCAATGCCGCCGCCGGAGCCGCCGTAGACTGAGCCACCGGTGCAGAAATCGCTGCCGCTGCCGCCATTACCTTCTTCCGGCGAAATCAATCAGAAAGAAACCGGAAAAAGATTGAGAGAGTGAGAGCGAGGAGTGGCAGCAACTGCGATTGTGTCTTCTGCTGTGAATGGAAAATCTAGAAGGTACAAACAAAAATTTGATTAAGGAAATCCTATTTTTATGATTTCGGAGTATTAATTactatattttttccttttttatttttttatttttatttttttttcttagttgTGCTTCGGAGGAATACGGAACAGAGCGttggagagaaggaagaaataaaaaGAGTGGGGCGTTTATATACGTGCACGCGTGAAAAACGCTCTCGTTTCGTTCTAGGTTTCGCGTTTGGAGAATGATGACgtggcactttttttttttaatacgagGCTCCCGCGTGTTGCCGTTGGTCGCGGTTTTTTCTGTTCCTTTTCCTGTATTCCTCTCGCTCGCGCTCTCTCTCTATATATTCTTTTGATAATGTCTATGATATTTATTTAGTGCTTGATTCAGTTGATTAGGCATtatcattattttgataaaaaaaaaatagtttttagtgcatttagtaaatttttaatagtaaaaactagtaaaataaaaaaaatattttttttaaaaatttgtaatttatatttttttaaaaaaaatttaatatttttatgtaataaataaataaatattttatattattatatttaaatataattgataaaaaaatttatgaaatattcaaatataaaattatttttaattttttataaaatcttttaaaaataaattaattttttttaaaaaaattcatccaaataaatccataaaaaataatcattatttttttgtataaaaaagttTAGGAAGAATACGTGTTTATATTTCATAATGATTGTATAGATGTGTtttaaaataagctaaaaagaaccACCCTCATTTAATATTTTCTGACATGTCtgtattttgtgtttaattatcttttaataaaaaataaatatatttaaatattattatgtatatatatttaattttatttttaatatatatttttaaaataaatttaaaaataatatatattattatttaataaaataaaatatttaaatattattttatattttaaattttagctaatttatattttaagaatatgtatttttaatgatttttttaaattttttataaaaataaaaataattttatgtttagatattttatataaaaatattttttatttattaattatatttgaataaaataagataaaaatattttttattatgtgaaaattttttttaagaaaaaagatcttttaaaaaaatatataagacttGTTTggttgttattttcgaaaaagatcttatacaaaaataaaagtaattttatgtttggatatctcatataaaaaaagAGTTATTCTCCGCATACAAGTCATTTTTTATACAAATCCTTACAAGTTATTTATAtttacgttcttcttcttcttcttccttctctttcattggaatttcttcttctccttttttctccttctcctacatcatcagttatctcgttgttgaagataatgaataattcaaattcaaattgtcaattgaaccaaaacgaaattaattattatttaaatccaGTCAAGTGGCTGAAGTAtggttcaattctagttaatttttttgttagtaaTTTATGATTCTGTAGATGAATAAtgttcatcgttgatggtttgaattgaatgtaatgtaaaagttctacattaaagaaaatattttttctgtatttgcagcaaattttggtataatacgaagatatttgagtgtattgtttaacAATTTTcgatgtatgtgtgctgatacgttctgcataattcaaaatcctcttcttcttcatcatcattctcatgatcttctttttttctcttattttattttttcaaggttcttattgttttactcttttaacaaaaataaaaaaagagaaaaaaaaagaaaaaacacataatgctgcaaaattacttgaaagattatgaacttatattcatttaactaaaagaaagaaaaaaataagaaaaaaagaaaaacatgcagcattagaggaaacatttttctgtatttgcagcaaatttgggtgtaatacaaaaatattcgagtgtattgtttaagaattttcggtgtatatGTGCTGATAAGTTATGCataatttaaaactatttttcttcctcttcttcatcttctgctgctgcttcttctttttttcatcatcatcactatcttctccttctttttttcttattcatctctttttttttattttacattctcaagttttttcttgatttactcttttaacaagaataaaaaaaattaaacaaaaaaaaaaatacataatgctacaaaattacttggaagatgatgaacttacattcattcaactaaaggaaagaaataaggaaaaaagaagaagaaaaaatacagtattagaggaaatatttttctgtatttgcaataaatttgggtgtaatatgaagatatttgggtgtaacacgaagatattcgagtgtattgtttaagaaattTCAATGTATGTGTGCCGATAAGTTctgtataatttaaaattcttcatctttctcttcctcatcttctgatgcttcttcttcttcattttcttatttcatattctcataatttttcttggaaggaaaaaatcaaacaaaaaaatacataatgttgcaaaatcaatagaaagaggagaaggaggaaaaaaaatgcagtaacaacaacagtaataaaaaaatgacgatgaagatgaaacacatgataaaaaaggaagaaaaacgcaaagaaaaaaagagaagaaaaaggaagaggaggaggataaGAAGGAATGCGCGCGCGTTATTCAAGTGActtgtcatttttatgaattGTATTCCAAAAAGACTTATATGTGTAGCAGTActctataaaaaatatctttttatctatcaattatgtttggataaaataagataaaaagtacttttttattcatttattatgtaaaaaacgtccttttttttaggaaaaaagatcttttaaaaaaatatgaattttaacttctcacaaaagatatatatttttttaatttttctaatacttttatttttactattagaaatttaccaaacacactataaaataaaaaaatttcttttatcaATTTAACGACGCCCAAACAAACACATAAATtgtaacttttcaaaaaaaaagaatattttgtttttctagtgtttttacttttactattaaaattttttcaaactcactataaaataaaaaaaatctttttattgaTTTAATAACATCCAAATAAACACTAAGATtatcattaataaaaatttttaaaatttttattttaataaataaataataaatacattaaaaatttaaactttgtaattttttatacaaactttttaaattaagaattttaaaatatattgttaTGACACATGTTAGCTAAACTTAGAGTTTATATATATACAATGTCTTTATAtcttatagaaaaaaattaaaatttatatgtttGTATATCTTGTATTGTGTTCTGTTTTGTATTTATGTCTATGTTTATaatttatagaaaataaaaaaaatactaattaataagaGTGTTGAACAGTttcaatatattattttattgttttaaaattcattttaagAGATTATTTCAGGTAGATATTtgaagttagttaaaataaatattttaaaaaaactagataaataatttttttataatcaagtttattctattttttatgtaatttttagcTAATTTTTATTGTATCAATAAATTATTGGATCAATTTGTTAAATTTAgttactaaaataatttaatcGTGTAGTATCACCAACTAATTAATATCgtctttgaaaaaaataaataaataatgtaattaaaaaggaaattattATGAGTTTAAGAGGTaacttttatgaaatttttatgtttataagTATAACacattttttattacttttaaatttaagtaaaaatttaagagtggataatttttttttttggtgactaagagTGGAtaatttgtgttatatatatttatatatcattttaaataacttttaatgTGCACTtatatttcataaaaatatttctaatcaaattttgtggtgagtatttatttattattcctgTTTTATCGGGCACTGAAAGGCATGAAATTTGGCATTTGTTTAATGGGTTTGGACTTTGGAGTGATTGTTGGGTGACACGTATTGGAAGGTCGCTTTCGGCCGGAGGAGCTTTTTGGTAAGTTCTACGGTAAGAGCTTTGAATGAGATATTAAAAGATGATGTCATGTTTTGTTTGGAAAGTTCTATAACTATTgccctttgaaattgattaaaATGAGCTATCTactggatttttttatttaaattaaataaatataatatttacgaaaataaataaacggtgagataattataaaaatacataCTAGAATACATTTTAGATGCCGAGAATATAATTACAAAATAGACATATCTTAGATGCTGTGATCCCGTGCTATGATAGGTCACGGCGAATCACATCCTAAATGTActcgagatatatatatatatatatgaactgaTATTAGATACTGAGCATCCGAGATATGCGCGATTTATGATAGGGTCTTAACATATGAGATAAGAGCAACTTCCTAATTCCTTCCTCAGCATTCGAGATATAGTTAACGATATAACTAGATTCTCAGCACTCGAGATATGTGTATTATGGTTTAGAAGTCTGTGCACCTAAAATATATTAGAGAATAAGTCTATTTATAGAGTCCATCTCCTCATACATTTTACAGACCAATCTCTTCTTTCTGATGGGGAATAATCAATTCTTCTTTGTTGTGTTTATCCCAATGGGATAGTTAGACACGGTGATGAATGAGTGATTTTTGAGTCTCACAAGACTGCCATGTTGCACACTTACCGGATTGATAATGTGAATGCGCTAAAGACGGTTATGCTGAGCAATCTAGGGTGTAAGTACGAAGGAGGTTGGGCGGGTTGCATATAGATTTCTACACGCCCTTCCGAATGATGGATTTACCAATAAGTTATTTTGAATTGATGGGGATCAGCATGTGAGGGTAATGTTCGACGTACATGCACGGCTAATGCCGCAACATGTGATGGAGTTGTATGCTGTGGTCCGTGACGTGGTAGTTGATGGTGGGTCGTCTCCTTCTACTACTAAAGTTGTGCTGCTCGAGGCGACACCGATCCACTATGCCCAGCCTCATGATAGTGTCGACGAGGATGACAATAAGGGCGATTCAACTTATGTTGTCGGGTCCGGGTCATCAAGCGATACAGCGTCCGAAGATGAGTATGTGCCGGAGATTCCCAGCGACGGCGGTGCGTCAATTCGATGGATCACATACCTGTCTGGCACCTACCATGTCTCAGGATCATACTCAGCTGGATAGTGATTTGATTTGCAAAGTCATGTTACCTATGATAAAGACTGACTCGTCGGTGTCTATCCCAGTGTTGCAAAGTGCTGTGCATCAGAGTTACCATTCTAAGCTCTCGTATCGAAATGTGTGGATGGTAAAGCAGAAAGTGATTGCCAAGATCTATGGCAATTGGGAAGAGTCGTACAACAGGATACCTGCGCTCTTACAAGCTTTGCAGGAGTGCCTCCCAGATACTATTCACGTACATTGTTGTTCCTTATTACAACGAAAACATGGTTGACGAAGAGTGGAGTCAGTTTGATAAGGTTTTTTAGGCATTTCCTCCATGTATTGAAGCGTTTAAGCGTTGTAAGCCTTTTGTATATGTGGACGGGACATACTTGTACAAAAAGTATAAGGGCGTGCTTTTAATTACTGTGGCTCAAGACGGTAACAACAATATTCTTCCCATAGATTTCTCATTAGTTGAGTTTGAGACAACAGAGACATGGACGTTTTTTCTCTCGAATTTGAGACAACATGTTACTCCAAAGCCAAGAATCCTTATCATATCAGATAGATCACGGGCCATTTGCACCGCCATTAACGCACCTCACAGTGGATGGCATCCTCCATCAGAATATCATGTTTACTGCATCCGGAACATGGCTTCAAACTTCAATTTATGGTTCAAATTGGCCGAGGGTAAGGGGTACCTTGTAAATGTTGCATACAGTCCAAGCAAGGAGTGTTGCGATTGATACTTGGATGCTTTGGGTACACTATCCGGTGAGATGGTAGATTGGGCTCTTCGTTTCAGGAAGGATTTATGGCTGCAACATTGCGACGAAGGTCAACGGTAACGAACCTATCGGAATGCATAAATGTAGTGCTAAAGGGAATGAGGAATCTTCCAGTAGCTACGATTGTTCGGGCAACATATGAGCGTTTGCAACAGTTATTTGTGTGTAGGGGTCGCGAAACACATGCTCAGTTACAGGGTGGACAGATATACTCACAGTGGCTGTTGACATCTATAGATTATAACAAAGAGAGCCTGCCGATGATGCGAGTTACCCATTGTGATCGTAGGGAATCCGTGTTCAGTGTGAAGGAGCTAAAGCCGGTGGATGGTTAGTCTCAGACTTCATATCGCATTCGGTTGAACGCGCGTACATGCGACTGCGGTCTATTCCAGTCATTGCATTACCCATGTTGACATGTCCTAGTGGCATGCATAGCTGGGAGCATCGAGTGGGGTCATTTCGTCGATCCCGTGTACACGATGGTATCTGTATTCAATGTATACGAGAGGAAGTTTCCGCCGATACCAGATGAGAAGATGTGGTCTCCATGGTACGGTGCATGCCTGAAGCCCAACCCAATCATGCGACGGAAGGCATCGGAAAGACCAGTATCCACTCGAATCTGGAATGAGATGGGTGCCGTTGAGCGTGCGGAAAAGAGATGTGGGCTCTGCCATGAAAAAGGTCACACTATACATGGATGTCCTAATGCGCCGCAATCGGATCCATGACAACGcatatagtttagggtttagggctttgGATTGCAAGTTTGTAAGTTTCATGTATAATGAAACAATCTGTGTTTTTATCTATTATGTCTATATTTAATGTGCAATGAAACATGTTTTCTTTATGACTAGTGTAGCTGTTACTCATTACTTTCGTTGCTTTCATACTAATTTCAATCATTAACGTTAAGAATGCATCACTAGTGATCTCGATACTGGCTAATACATAGTTGTACATGAATAAACAACttacaatatttttgtaaaaaagcATACACCAAAATGGATAATCAACTAAAGTCATACATGAATAATGAACTAAAAGAGTCATGGAACATCCCCAGTCGCATCTACAATTTGGAACATGTCATCGATGTTTATCTTAATATCAGATCCAATGTTGAACTGGGTCTGGTTCCAGGCGGTGTCATCAGCCGAGTGGTGATTGGGGATGGAGGTACCCAACATAAGCCTCCTATCCATGTCGGCCTCATGGTCAACAAAGAATGCATCGGTGGAAAGCTCTACATGTGCAGCTGGAATGTCACCCTCAAGTATATTCTCCTGCCGTGCATACTCAGCCTCTTCGTCTAACAACTGCTGGTCTCCCTCACCGTGCTGAGGATCTCCACCGTCCCACCTGACACACTGATCGCATGCCCTCCGTGTCGGTCTCCGGACATCATCGCGAGGTCGCCTCCTCGCCCATTGCCTCTGATCTAGGCATCCTGTGGTACTTGTAGCTCATCTCTCTGACCAGGAGCCGCAGGGAGGATATCGTCTAGTGGGGTTGCTACTCTGGGATTGGCAAAGACCTCTTCCCCCGAGAGAAATCTGACTCTGCAAGCCTGCTGCCACCAAGTAAGGTACTCATGTGTCGGGCGAAAGTCCGGACGGCCGTTGATGGTAACCAAGTGATGTGCCTAGTAACGGCCCCTGAATAGATCGTACCACTCATGGTGCTGCTCGGGCCACCATGTGTCATCTCCCCTGGTCGTCTTGAAAAGGTAGTCATCGACGTTCACCGGATCCACTGGCTTGTGTTGCTGCCCCCAAGTTGCCTCTTCATTCTGTCAACATGATGAAACTCTACAAAGTGAAAGCAGACGATAGAGACAATAGCCCTCCATGTATAAAGCTCTGCGTCACCCATAAGTCAGTCGGGTACAATCTGACGTAGCTGGATATCCTCGTAAGGTGCACACCAAAACTGTTCACATCAGGTTAAAGTACCTTAATTATAAATGATATACCAATGCATGAAAAAATACATAAACCAAACTCCATTATACCTGGTCAAATGTCAGTGCATTGATGCGACGACGTAGACACTAGATCTTGCCATCATGACGATCTCTACTTTCCTGTCCTAGCCCTGCCAACCTATGCACAACAAAGATAGTTTAacgaaatttaattaattatatttcatAACAAAACACGTGTTCAATGTGTAC includes:
- the LOC112712489 gene encoding polyadenylate-binding protein 5, translating into MAAAAAISAPVAQSTAAPAAALGVGPFSNASLYVGDLEGNVNEAQLYDLFSQIAPVVSIRVCRDLTKRSSLGYAYVNYSSYEHAANAMELLNFTHLNGKPIRIMFSQRDPSIRKSGFANVFIKNLDTSIDNKALHDTFATFGTVLSCKVAIDSNGNSKGYGFVQFEKEEAAQNAIKQLNGMLINDKQVFVGLFVRRQERAQTNGSPKFTNVYVKNLSETQTDDNLKQLFSPYGTITSATVMKDMNGKSRCFGFVNFQSPDSAAAAVEKLNGTTINDDKVLYVGRAQRKAEREAELKAKFEQERLSRYEKLQGANLYLKNLDDSINDERLKDLFSEFGTITSCKVMLDPHGHSRGSGFVAFSTPEEASKALNEMNGKLVGRKPLYVAVAQRKDERKARLQAQFAQMQSPGGISPLSSGIPGYHPGAPRLAPQQLYFGQGTPGFMPPQPAGFGFQQQILPGMRPGVAPNFVMPYHLQRQGQPGQRMGIRRGGNLQQVQQNQMLHRNSNQGFRYMGNGRNGMDPSVPQGLVGPMMPMSFDGSVSPIDNQRPGTLSTTLASALASATPENQRVMLGEHLYPLVERLTPTQHTAKVTGMLLEMDQSEVIHLIESPEDLKIKVSEAMQVLREAATGSDVGDQLGSLSLN
- the LOC112709603 gene encoding uncharacterized protein, with the translated sequence MIKTDSSVSIPVLQSAVHQSYHSKLSYRNVWMVKQKVIAKIYGNWEESYNRIPALLQALQECLPDTIHYKGVLLITVAQDGNNNILPIDFSLVEFETTETWTFFLSNLRQHVTPKPRILIISDRSRAICTAINAPHSGWHPPSEYHVYCIRNMASNFNLWFKLAEGKGYLVNVAYSPSKECCD